From Zavarzinella sp., one genomic window encodes:
- a CDS encoding bifunctional GNAT family N-acetyltransferase/carbon-nitrogen hydrolase family protein, with product MAKSKKKEARDGVHVRLLRADDITLLVELNKAAYPTMAEENVVWGETHLLSHLRQFPEGQFVAEVAGKIVGACSSLIVNLGSEPLRNHTWSGITDSGYFTNHDPQGDTLYGADVYVHPETRGLGVGAALYAARRELCKRKNLRRILAGGRLWNYIDYADRYSPEEYAARVVAGEIRDLVLSFQLREGFSFRGVMPNYLRDPRSKNNSSLIEWLNPDYRPPKKGPRKVRVACVQYQMRKIKSFKGFARQVEYFVDVAGDYGSDYVLFPELFTVQLLSQVDALSPQEGMKKLAEYTPRLIEMFRELSMKYGLTIIGGSHPVFKGDKLENICHVFLPDGRVIEQPKLHITPNERKWWGITGGDRLVVIDTPGGARIGVSICYDVEFPELVRYLADEGIEILFVPFCTDNRQGYLRVRLCAHARAIENQIYVCLAGNVGNLPDVTNMDVQYGQAAVLTPSDFPFARDGIAAEADANEETVLICDLDLDDLMEARHAGTVTPRLDRRPDMFQQITVIPGVQQKHRKDNEGPLGDQKIVNPVDPLLDAPPDNVVS from the coding sequence ATGGCAAAATCAAAGAAGAAAGAAGCCCGCGATGGCGTGCACGTGCGTCTGCTGCGTGCGGATGATATCACGTTGCTGGTGGAATTGAACAAGGCTGCCTATCCCACAATGGCTGAAGAAAATGTGGTCTGGGGCGAGACCCACCTGCTCAGCCACTTGCGGCAATTTCCTGAAGGGCAATTTGTTGCGGAAGTGGCCGGAAAAATTGTCGGGGCCTGCTCTTCCTTGATTGTCAATCTTGGTTCCGAACCACTGCGGAACCACACCTGGTCGGGAATTACAGATAGCGGCTATTTCACTAACCACGACCCACAGGGCGATACGCTTTACGGTGCCGATGTTTATGTCCACCCCGAAACACGTGGCCTGGGGGTGGGGGCTGCTTTGTATGCTGCGCGTCGCGAATTGTGTAAACGGAAGAACCTGCGGCGGATTCTGGCAGGGGGCAGGTTATGGAATTACATCGATTACGCCGACCGCTACTCTCCCGAAGAATATGCCGCCCGCGTGGTGGCTGGCGAAATTCGCGATCTGGTGTTGAGTTTTCAACTGCGTGAAGGCTTCAGTTTCCGTGGGGTGATGCCGAACTATCTGCGTGATCCACGAAGTAAGAACAATTCCAGCTTGATTGAATGGCTAAATCCGGATTATCGCCCACCCAAAAAAGGCCCTCGCAAGGTGCGGGTGGCGTGCGTGCAATACCAGATGCGAAAAATAAAATCGTTCAAAGGGTTTGCACGTCAGGTGGAATACTTTGTCGATGTGGCAGGGGATTACGGTTCGGATTATGTGCTGTTTCCGGAACTGTTTACGGTGCAGCTACTTTCTCAGGTGGATGCTTTGTCGCCCCAGGAAGGGATGAAAAAACTTGCGGAATATACCCCAAGGCTCATTGAAATGTTCCGTGAGTTGTCGATGAAATATGGTTTGACGATTATCGGTGGCAGCCACCCGGTCTTCAAAGGCGATAAGCTGGAAAATATCTGCCATGTTTTCCTGCCGGATGGGCGGGTCATTGAGCAACCCAAACTGCATATCACACCCAACGAGCGCAAATGGTGGGGCATTACCGGCGGGGATCGCCTGGTAGTGATTGATACCCCAGGTGGGGCTCGCATTGGTGTATCGATCTGTTATGATGTCGAATTCCCGGAACTGGTGCGGTATCTGGCCGATGAGGGAATTGAAATCCTGTTTGTGCCATTCTGCACCGATAACCGCCAGGGTTACCTGCGGGTGCGGCTCTGTGCCCACGCGCGGGCGATTGAAAACCAGATTTATGTCTGTCTGGCAGGGAACGTGGGCAATTTGCCCGATGTAACCAACATGGATGTGCAGTATGGTCAGGCCGCTGTGCTGACACCGTCGGATTTTCCGTTCGCCCGCGATGGTATTGCTGCAGAAGCGGATGCCAACGAAGAAACGGTATTGATCTGCGATCTCGATCTGGACGACCTGATGGAAGCCCGCCACGCAGGCACTGTCACCCCACGACTGGATCGGCGACCGGATATGTTCCAGCAGATTACCGTGATTCCTGGAGTGCAACAGAAGCACCGCAAAGATAATGAAGGGCCACTAGGCGATCAGAAGATTGTCAATCCGGTGGATCCGTTGCTGGATGCCCCACCGGACAATGTCGTAAGCTGA
- a CDS encoding CRTAC1 family protein: MIKRQSVFLAVLFFGIASSSHGQVVIQFEDVTEKSGIKNFLKGMMGHGAAWGDFEDNGVPDLFVGGFCDRPDAEYAPVNKPVHSYLLRQTEDGTFAHVAIPGTMVYGRTSGAVFADLNNDGEQELFISNNAKASAGKTMGIQGKAKVEPSRLLQDRDNYYFDITEKSGAVPKEMQTARNIGIFDYNRDGLLDLLIIEDRFRKNPKSRLMKNLGKLKFEDVTETVGLPNDLFGLGHAVADWNNDGFPDFLVGHSNRFFLSDGKGKYQESKKLAETFAWKPLHNEDWPCGVATADINNDGLLDIVLGIHGEPARNRVYLNTGIVAGEPTFRDITKEAGLPDSLAVKTPHVELIDFDNDGRPDIYTTAAYLQDDGSIHPVIYRNVTTDPSKPRFEEQGATKGKLVYFPAGPSADFNRDGKRDLFLVNWYQNNHCRLLKNSTAEVGNWVTLKATGKKFNSDGIGTRFELFEAGTKKRLGTQEINVGYGYASGQMAECHFGLGKHDQIDLQVRFPDGTTHLIEKLPVNKLHIIQPTDK; the protein is encoded by the coding sequence ATGATCAAGCGACAGTCTGTGTTTCTGGCAGTGTTATTCTTTGGTATTGCCAGTTCCTCCCATGGTCAGGTGGTGATTCAGTTCGAAGATGTTACTGAAAAGAGTGGGATCAAGAACTTTCTGAAAGGAATGATGGGCCACGGTGCAGCGTGGGGAGATTTTGAAGATAACGGTGTCCCAGACCTGTTTGTCGGCGGTTTCTGCGACAGGCCCGATGCGGAATATGCACCTGTTAACAAGCCGGTACATAGCTATCTGTTACGACAAACCGAAGATGGCACTTTTGCCCATGTCGCAATCCCAGGGACGATGGTCTACGGCCGCACTAGTGGGGCAGTTTTTGCCGACCTCAACAACGATGGCGAACAGGAATTATTCATTTCCAACAATGCCAAAGCCAGTGCGGGCAAAACCATGGGTATCCAGGGGAAAGCCAAAGTAGAACCCTCCCGCCTGTTGCAGGATCGGGACAATTATTACTTCGACATCACTGAAAAATCGGGTGCGGTTCCCAAGGAAATGCAAACAGCCAGAAATATTGGTATTTTCGACTACAACCGAGATGGGTTACTCGATCTGCTGATCATTGAAGACCGCTTTCGCAAAAACCCCAAGTCTCGCCTGATGAAAAACCTGGGCAAATTGAAGTTTGAAGATGTCACCGAAACGGTGGGGCTGCCCAACGATCTGTTCGGACTTGGCCACGCTGTGGCAGACTGGAACAACGATGGCTTCCCCGATTTTCTGGTGGGGCACTCCAACCGTTTCTTCTTGAGTGATGGAAAGGGAAAGTACCAGGAATCCAAGAAGTTAGCAGAAACCTTTGCCTGGAAGCCACTTCACAACGAAGACTGGCCGTGTGGTGTGGCAACGGCAGATATTAATAATGATGGGCTGCTGGATATTGTGCTGGGCATTCATGGTGAGCCTGCCCGTAATCGCGTCTATCTGAACACGGGAATTGTTGCTGGGGAACCCACCTTTCGGGATATTACCAAAGAGGCTGGCCTGCCCGATTCGTTGGCAGTGAAGACCCCCCACGTGGAGTTGATTGACTTCGACAACGATGGCCGGCCCGATATTTACACCACCGCAGCATACTTGCAGGATGATGGCTCAATTCATCCCGTCATTTACCGGAATGTGACCACAGATCCCAGCAAACCACGTTTCGAAGAACAAGGTGCAACAAAAGGGAAACTGGTTTACTTCCCAGCAGGTCCATCCGCAGATTTCAACCGCGATGGGAAGCGGGATCTGTTTCTGGTGAACTGGTACCAGAACAATCACTGTCGACTACTCAAGAACAGCACTGCCGAGGTGGGGAACTGGGTGACGTTGAAAGCCACCGGCAAGAAGTTCAACAGCGATGGCATTGGCACGCGATTTGAACTGTTTGAAGCGGGTACCAAAAAGCGATTGGGCACACAGGAAATTAACGTGGGCTACGGCTATGCCAGTGGGCAGATGGCAGAATGCCACTTTGGCCTTGGAAAGCATGACCAGATTGATCTGCAGGTGCGTTTTCCGGATGGCACCACACACCTGATAGAAAAACTGCCTGTCAACAAACTCCACATCATCCAACCCACCGACAAATGA
- the ggt gene encoding gamma-glutamyltransferase, whose protein sequence is MRSLITFLGMLLSAVVLHAQKPHAVVEGTNGMVVCVSPDAADVGVAILKKGGNSVDASVAVALAMAVTHPEAGNIGGGGFMLVAPANGKPTMFDYRETAPAAANEKTFIKTTNWHNHRAVGTPGTVHGLEMAHKKFGKLPWKEVVQPAIDLAENGFLMDEFLTRTLNSILSRSKAHPEMLRVLGKDAGKTPWKVGDRLIQPELAATLKRIASAGAKGFYEGKTAELIAKEMEIGKGFITEADLKAYRAVEREVLTGSYRGYTIIGAAPPSSGGTVLIQMLNMQETFDMKNFPAGSVPARHLQAEIMRRAYRDRAAFLGDPAFTKIPNYLTSKEYAAKLAKTISLTKATPSEELAGDIPLTKESDSTTHFSVIDRDGMAVSNTYTLENSYGSRVMVPGTGILLNNEMGDFNSRPGITDLTGRIGTPPNLVAPSKRMLSSMSPTIVLKNGKPFLIVGSPGGRTIINTVFCVVTNVIDYEMPIDQAVAFPRQHHQWFPDTLRIEAHHNIDLDELKKLGHRITIGRQGDAHSIYIDPKTGKYYGAADHRLDGKAAGY, encoded by the coding sequence ATGAGATCATTGATCACTTTTTTGGGCATGCTGCTATCAGCGGTGGTGCTGCACGCTCAGAAACCACATGCGGTGGTGGAAGGCACCAATGGCATGGTGGTGTGCGTTTCGCCCGATGCAGCCGATGTGGGCGTTGCCATTCTCAAAAAGGGCGGAAATTCCGTCGATGCCAGCGTTGCGGTGGCATTGGCAATGGCAGTCACGCACCCGGAAGCGGGCAATATTGGTGGGGGTGGCTTCATGCTGGTGGCACCTGCCAACGGCAAACCAACGATGTTTGACTATCGAGAAACTGCACCGGCAGCCGCGAATGAGAAAACATTCATTAAAACTACCAACTGGCACAATCACCGTGCTGTGGGAACGCCTGGAACGGTGCATGGATTGGAAATGGCCCACAAAAAGTTTGGCAAGCTTCCCTGGAAAGAGGTGGTGCAGCCAGCAATCGATCTGGCAGAAAATGGCTTTCTGATGGATGAGTTTCTGACACGCACACTGAACAGCATTTTAAGTCGCTCGAAAGCCCACCCGGAAATGCTGCGGGTGCTGGGCAAGGACGCGGGCAAAACCCCCTGGAAGGTGGGGGATCGCTTGATTCAGCCGGAACTGGCTGCCACGCTGAAACGGATCGCAAGTGCTGGCGCCAAAGGTTTTTACGAAGGAAAAACTGCCGAACTGATTGCCAAAGAAATGGAAATCGGCAAAGGATTCATTACCGAAGCCGACCTGAAAGCTTACCGTGCGGTGGAACGCGAGGTGCTGACAGGCAGTTACCGGGGCTACACCATCATTGGTGCCGCACCACCCAGCTCGGGTGGGACCGTCCTGATTCAAATGTTGAACATGCAGGAAACCTTCGACATGAAGAATTTTCCGGCAGGTTCGGTACCTGCAAGGCACCTGCAGGCAGAAATCATGCGGCGTGCTTATCGCGATCGGGCAGCATTTCTGGGCGATCCGGCGTTTACCAAAATCCCGAACTACTTAACCAGTAAGGAGTATGCGGCGAAACTGGCAAAAACCATTTCGCTGACCAAAGCCACCCCCAGTGAAGAGCTGGCAGGTGATATTCCCTTAACCAAAGAAAGTGACAGCACCACGCACTTTTCGGTGATTGATCGCGATGGGATGGCTGTATCCAATACTTATACGCTGGAAAACAGTTACGGCTCCCGCGTGATGGTGCCTGGTACGGGGATTCTGCTGAACAACGAGATGGGCGATTTTAATTCCCGGCCTGGGATTACCGATCTGACAGGTCGCATTGGCACTCCGCCGAACCTGGTGGCACCTAGCAAGCGGATGCTCAGTTCGATGTCGCCCACGATTGTTCTGAAAAACGGAAAGCCATTTCTGATTGTCGGAAGCCCAGGTGGGCGAACCATCATCAATACAGTGTTCTGCGTGGTGACAAATGTCATCGATTACGAAATGCCGATCGATCAGGCCGTGGCATTCCCTCGCCAGCACCATCAGTGGTTCCCGGATACACTGCGAATCGAAGCCCACCACAATATCGATCTGGATGAACTAAAGAAATTGGGCCACCGAATCACGATTGGTCGGCAAGGCGACGCTCATTCGATCTACATTGATCCCAAAACCGGCAAATACTACGGTGCGGCAGACCATCGTCTGGATGGTAAAGCAGCAGGTTATTAA
- a CDS encoding NAD(P)/FAD-dependent oxidoreductase translates to MNRTQQADITIIGAGLAGLACACHLHRAGVRIQVLEASDHVGGRIRTDIVAGHQLDRGFQVFITGYPEAKQMLDYQQLHLQMFEPGAMIRWNKQFYRLVDPWRRPFASLPTLLSPVGTLGDKIRIDRLRKTVSSGTLEELFDGPNITTLQLLQQFGFSPQIIGRFFRPFFGGIFLDNSLDSHANMMRFVFRMFANSDATLPKAGMQAIPQQLANQLPPETIRFNCPVRSIANGCIYLENGEVLVSPQTVVAVEGAALKQFIPDYPTVPGQSVTCLYFTAPKAPFTQPYLVLNGEGSGVINNLAVLSNVVPEYAPPDRALISVSVLGNHALEEILPTVKQELHSWYGVQTEQWELLKHYQIPYALPRQHVEDFAKMRQLTAPLPPNVQICGDHTHHGSIQGALESGRRAAELALQLVPRFSA, encoded by the coding sequence ATGAATAGAACCCAACAAGCAGATATTACCATTATTGGTGCGGGCCTTGCCGGTTTAGCGTGTGCCTGCCATCTGCATCGTGCAGGAGTGCGTATTCAGGTGCTGGAGGCATCGGATCATGTTGGTGGGAGGATACGCACCGACATTGTGGCTGGGCACCAGCTCGACCGTGGCTTTCAGGTGTTTATCACGGGTTATCCCGAAGCGAAGCAGATGCTGGATTATCAGCAACTGCACCTGCAAATGTTTGAACCAGGAGCAATGATACGCTGGAACAAACAATTTTACCGCCTTGTCGATCCGTGGCGGCGACCCTTTGCCAGCCTGCCCACCTTGCTTTCGCCTGTGGGCACTCTGGGAGACAAAATCCGCATCGATCGTTTGCGAAAAACTGTCAGTTCCGGCACTCTGGAAGAATTATTCGACGGCCCAAACATCACCACATTGCAATTATTGCAGCAATTTGGTTTTTCCCCACAGATTATCGGACGATTTTTCCGTCCGTTCTTCGGAGGGATCTTCCTGGATAATTCGCTGGATAGCCATGCGAATATGATGCGGTTTGTCTTTCGGATGTTTGCCAATTCCGATGCTACTCTGCCTAAAGCGGGGATGCAGGCCATCCCGCAGCAACTGGCCAATCAACTCCCTCCAGAAACGATTCGTTTCAATTGCCCCGTTCGCAGTATTGCCAATGGTTGTATCTATCTGGAAAACGGTGAAGTGCTGGTCAGCCCGCAAACGGTTGTGGCGGTGGAAGGTGCGGCATTAAAACAGTTCATTCCGGATTACCCAACGGTTCCTGGTCAGTCTGTCACCTGTTTGTACTTTACCGCACCGAAGGCACCATTCACACAGCCCTATCTGGTGTTGAACGGGGAAGGAAGTGGGGTAATCAATAATCTGGCCGTGCTCAGTAATGTGGTACCGGAATACGCCCCACCAGATCGGGCCTTGATTTCCGTTTCCGTGCTTGGCAATCATGCACTGGAAGAGATTCTGCCCACGGTGAAACAGGAATTGCATTCCTGGTATGGGGTACAAACCGAACAATGGGAATTATTAAAGCACTATCAGATTCCCTATGCCTTACCACGCCAGCATGTGGAAGATTTTGCGAAGATGAGGCAGCTAACCGCTCCATTACCACCCAATGTTCAAATCTGTGGGGATCATACTCATCACGGTTCCATCCAGGGTGCGTTGGAATCAGGACGACGTGCTGCTGAGCTGGCATTACAACTGGTTCCACGTTTCAGTGCCTGA